A window of the Bradyrhizobium diazoefficiens genome harbors these coding sequences:
- a CDS encoding FAD-dependent oxidoreductase encodes MTPPVTIVGAGLGGLTLARVLYLHGIPVTVYEAEASPMARTQGGMLDIHDDSGQLALKAAGLFEEFRSLIHEGGQASRVLDQNGKVLLDEEDDGTGGRPEVRRGALRRILLESLPAETIRWGKKLARVIARGGGRHELTFADGFSASTHLLVGADGTWSKVRPLLSDTTPTYVGASFIETYLHDADARHRAAAEAVGGGALFANAPGKGIFAHREPDSALHVYIALKRPAEWFTAIDFTDVPTATACVAAEFDGWAPALTALITDADTPPVLRMLHTLPNDHRWERVGGMTLLGDAAHVMPPAGDGANLAMLDGAELGKAIVAHPDDIEAALATYEAALFPRSQSAAVGAHEILELCLGERAPFGLVDFFSGMRERMSE; translated from the coding sequence ATGACGCCCCCGGTCACAATTGTCGGTGCAGGCCTTGGCGGCCTCACCCTCGCCCGCGTGCTCTACCTGCATGGCATTCCCGTCACCGTCTACGAGGCCGAGGCTTCGCCGATGGCGCGGACGCAAGGCGGGATGCTCGACATCCACGACGACAGCGGGCAGCTCGCGCTGAAGGCCGCAGGCCTGTTCGAGGAATTCCGCAGCCTTATCCACGAGGGCGGCCAGGCCTCGCGCGTGCTCGACCAGAACGGCAAGGTGCTGCTCGACGAGGAAGACGACGGCACGGGCGGACGGCCCGAGGTGCGCCGCGGTGCGCTGCGGCGCATCCTGCTGGAGTCCCTGCCCGCGGAGACCATCCGGTGGGGCAAGAAGCTTGCGCGCGTCATTGCACGCGGCGGCGGGCGGCATGAGCTGACATTCGCCGACGGTTTTAGCGCGAGCACACATCTCCTCGTCGGCGCTGACGGTACGTGGTCGAAGGTGCGGCCGCTGCTGTCGGACACGACGCCCACATATGTCGGCGCGTCCTTCATCGAGACTTATCTGCACGATGCGGACGCACGGCATCGTGCTGCGGCTGAGGCGGTCGGCGGCGGCGCCCTGTTCGCGAACGCTCCTGGCAAAGGCATCTTCGCGCACCGCGAGCCGGACAGCGCGCTTCACGTCTACATCGCGCTGAAACGTCCCGCCGAATGGTTCACCGCGATCGATTTTACCGATGTCCCCACCGCAACGGCGTGCGTCGCGGCCGAATTCGACGGCTGGGCGCCGGCGCTCACCGCGCTGATCACCGACGCAGATACGCCGCCGGTGCTGCGCATGCTCCACACGCTGCCCAACGACCATCGCTGGGAGCGCGTGGGTGGGATGACGCTGCTCGGCGATGCAGCGCATGTGATGCCGCCGGCCGGCGACGGCGCAAACCTCGCGATGCTCGACGGCGCCGAGCTCGGCAAGGCTATCGTTGCGCACCCAGACGACATCGAGGCGGCACTTGCGACTTACGAAGCCGCGCTGTTCCCGCGCAGCCAGTCAGCCGCAGTCGGCGCGCACGAGATCCTGGAGCTCTGCCTCGGCGAACGCGCCCCGTTCGGCCTGGTGGACTTCTTCAGCGGAATGCGCGAGAGGATGTCGGAGTGA
- a CDS encoding GFA family protein, giving the protein MPPAPSMIATCACGEVEVRAFGKPIVSAACYCDDCQKGAAEIEALPNAPAVRDPDGGTAYTLYRNDRFECSRGAERLKRHKLKETSPTNRVVATCCNSAMFVNFDRGPHWVSAYRARFHGDPPPLQARICTKFKPDGVVLVDDVPSYNRFPPSFIIKLLTSRIAMALGR; this is encoded by the coding sequence ATGCCCCCTGCTCCCAGCATGATCGCAACATGCGCCTGCGGTGAAGTCGAAGTCAGAGCGTTCGGCAAGCCTATCGTCAGCGCCGCCTGTTATTGCGATGACTGCCAAAAGGGTGCGGCCGAGATCGAGGCTCTGCCGAACGCCCCCGCTGTGCGCGATCCCGACGGCGGGACGGCCTATACGCTTTACCGCAACGACCGGTTCGAATGCTCCAGGGGAGCCGAACGCCTGAAGCGTCATAAGCTCAAGGAGACGTCGCCGACCAACAGGGTTGTCGCAACGTGCTGCAATTCGGCGATGTTCGTGAATTTCGATCGCGGCCCGCACTGGGTCTCGGCCTACCGGGCGCGATTCCACGGCGACCCGCCGCCCCTGCAGGCTCGGATCTGCACGAAGTTCAAACCGGATGGTGTTGTGCTTGTGGACGATGTGCCGAGCTACAATCGCTTTCCGCCAAGCTTCATCATCAAGCTGCTCACCTCGCGCATCGCAATGGCGCTCGGAAGATGA
- a CDS encoding AraC family transcriptional regulator, with translation MTEALQHYQARMRRVLDHIDRHLDADLDLDGLSAVAAFSKFHFHRQFTATFGLSVHRYVQLARLKRASHQLAYNDALGVTDIAMDAGYDAPDAFARAFRQRFGQSPSSFRKSPDWEPWLAAFGPLDNARSKLMQKNFTTGDVTIRDVHPTRVAIMEHRGSPETLGDTIRRFIAWRRAAGLHPRTNPTFNVWHSEGRPAQQDEYSIDLCVGTDQPIEANGEKIKAGEIPGGRCAVLRVVGFTDNLEPAALYLYRDWLPASGEEARDFPIYCQRLSLFPEVPEHEAVADVFLSLK, from the coding sequence ATGACGGAGGCACTGCAACACTATCAGGCCCGGATGCGGCGGGTGCTGGACCATATCGACCGGCATCTCGACGCGGATCTGGACCTGGACGGCTTAAGCGCCGTTGCGGCCTTCTCGAAATTTCACTTCCACCGGCAATTCACGGCGACCTTCGGGTTGTCAGTGCATCGCTATGTCCAGCTCGCGCGTCTGAAGCGCGCGTCGCATCAGCTGGCCTACAATGACGCTTTGGGCGTCACCGACATCGCGATGGATGCTGGTTACGACGCACCTGACGCCTTCGCCCGCGCCTTTCGGCAACGGTTCGGGCAATCACCGTCGTCGTTCCGGAAATCGCCGGACTGGGAGCCGTGGCTTGCGGCCTTCGGGCCTCTCGACAATGCGAGGAGCAAGCTCATGCAGAAGAACTTCACGACTGGCGACGTGACGATACGCGATGTGCACCCCACGCGGGTGGCGATCATGGAGCATCGGGGGAGCCCGGAGACGCTTGGTGACACGATCCGGCGGTTTATCGCGTGGCGCAGGGCCGCCGGCCTGCACCCCAGGACAAATCCGACCTTCAATGTCTGGCATTCCGAGGGGCGTCCCGCGCAACAGGACGAATATAGCATCGATCTTTGTGTCGGGACCGACCAACCGATCGAGGCGAATGGCGAAAAGATCAAGGCCGGCGAGATCCCCGGCGGACGCTGCGCGGTGCTGCGCGTCGTCGGCTTCACCGACAATCTGGAGCCCGCCGCGCTCTATCTCTATCGCGACTGGCTTCCGGCCAGCGGCGAGGAAGCACGCGACTTCCCGATCTATTGCCAGCGGCTGAGCCTGTTCCCGGAGGTGCCGGAGCACGAGGCGGTCGCGGACGTTTTCCTGTCGCTGAAGTAG
- a CDS encoding VOC family protein — protein sequence MKSLNNLECVTLFVDDLSRARTFYEAVFDARPIYSDAVCSVIGLGGVMVNLLQETEAPQLVQPVVPAASSAGPRMLMTIRVDDVDEACAKLRQSGIDLVNGPIDRPWGRRTAVFSDPSGHMWEIAQEIPS from the coding sequence ATGAAAAGCTTGAACAATCTCGAGTGCGTGACCCTCTTCGTTGACGACCTCTCGCGCGCGAGGACATTTTACGAGGCTGTGTTCGACGCCAGGCCGATCTATTCTGACGCCGTATGCAGCGTGATCGGGCTCGGTGGCGTCATGGTCAATTTGCTACAGGAGACGGAAGCACCGCAGCTCGTGCAGCCGGTCGTGCCTGCTGCTTCAAGCGCCGGACCTCGCATGCTCATGACCATTCGCGTCGACGATGTTGATGAAGCCTGCGCGAAGCTGCGGCAAAGCGGCATAGACTTGGTAAATGGCCCCATCGATCGTCCCTGGGGTCGTCGCACCGCCGTCTTTTCCGACCCATCCGGTCATATGTGGGAGATCGCGCAGGAGATACCCTCCTAG
- a CDS encoding LysR family transcriptional regulator, whose amino-acid sequence MIDWDDVRYFLAVARGGSVRAAAERLGVNHSTVLRRIAQLEQRLGAHMFEKLPSGYRLTTAGEEVLEFADQMEASSHQLETRVFGRDQSVRGLLRVTLAPSLATRLLMPDFADFARLHPDIEMDILSSGELANLTNREADVAIRVVYDRKTLPLNLHGLKGPELCGGVYMSRDRLAAWRAGAPDPIRWIVISIHGIPDWAREGEVRATGVPFRTTDGEAQIAAVRQGLGMTTLPCFVGDADPHLVRVPGTDLHMYGTVWLLTRGETRKTKRVRLFTEFVSHRLAAYAPLLAGLSVSRDEDGF is encoded by the coding sequence ATGATCGACTGGGATGACGTTCGTTATTTTCTGGCCGTCGCGCGTGGAGGCTCGGTCCGGGCTGCCGCGGAGCGCCTCGGGGTGAATCACTCAACCGTGCTGCGACGCATCGCCCAGCTCGAGCAGCGCCTCGGGGCGCACATGTTCGAGAAGTTGCCTTCGGGCTACCGCCTGACGACTGCGGGCGAAGAGGTCCTCGAGTTCGCGGACCAGATGGAAGCGTCGTCGCACCAGCTGGAGACGCGCGTCTTCGGGCGCGACCAGAGCGTGCGCGGGCTTCTGCGGGTGACGCTGGCGCCGTCCCTCGCGACACGCCTGCTCATGCCGGACTTCGCCGATTTCGCGCGTCTGCATCCGGATATCGAGATGGACATCTTGTCGTCCGGCGAGCTGGCAAATCTGACCAACCGGGAGGCCGACGTCGCGATCCGCGTCGTCTACGACCGCAAAACCCTGCCGCTCAATCTTCACGGCCTGAAGGGGCCGGAGCTGTGCGGCGGCGTCTACATGTCCCGCGATCGACTGGCCGCGTGGCGCGCGGGCGCGCCTGATCCCATCCGGTGGATCGTCATAAGCATTCATGGAATTCCGGACTGGGCCCGTGAGGGTGAGGTTCGCGCCACGGGGGTACCATTCAGGACCACGGACGGCGAGGCGCAGATCGCTGCAGTACGCCAAGGGCTCGGGATGACGACACTGCCGTGCTTCGTCGGCGATGCCGACCCCCACCTGGTGAGGGTGCCGGGCACCGACCTGCACATGTACGGAACGGTGTGGCTTCTCACGCGAGGGGAGACACGCAAGACGAAGCGCGTGCGGCTCTTCACCGAGTTCGTGTCCCACAGGCTCGCCGCGTACGCGCCGCTTCTCGCGGGACTGTCCGTATCGCGCGACGAGGACGGCTTCTAG
- a CDS encoding SDR family NAD(P)-dependent oxidoreductase — translation MGKLDGKVAVITGGSSGMALASAKRFVEEGAYVFITGRRQEALDEAVERIGRNVTGVRGDAANLDDLDRLFDTVKRDKSRIDVLYASAGIGEAVPLGEITEQHFDATFGLNTRGTLFTVQKALPLFNDGGSIFMTGSVASLKGFPGYSVYAASKAALHAFARGWLNELKGRNIRVNVLHPGPIATPMQDQVLTEEAKRMFESLIPRGKMGRPEEIAAAALFLASEDSSFVNGLELSVDGGFSAI, via the coding sequence ATGGGAAAGTTGGACGGTAAGGTTGCAGTCATCACGGGTGGATCAAGCGGCATGGCGCTGGCGAGCGCCAAGCGGTTCGTTGAAGAAGGCGCTTATGTTTTCATCACGGGCCGGAGGCAGGAGGCGCTCGACGAGGCCGTCGAGCGGATTGGCCGGAACGTGACCGGCGTGCGCGGCGATGCGGCCAATCTCGACGATCTCGACCGTCTGTTCGACACGGTCAAGCGGGACAAGAGCAGGATCGACGTCCTGTACGCGAGCGCCGGCATAGGCGAAGCCGTCCCACTGGGCGAGATTACCGAGCAGCATTTCGATGCGACCTTCGGCCTGAATACGCGCGGCACGCTGTTTACGGTTCAGAAGGCGCTGCCGCTGTTCAACGATGGCGGATCGATCTTCATGACCGGGTCTGTTGCTTCGCTGAAAGGTTTTCCTGGTTACAGCGTGTATGCGGCGAGCAAGGCGGCGTTGCACGCATTCGCACGCGGGTGGCTCAACGAACTGAAGGGCAGGAATATCCGGGTGAACGTGCTGCACCCGGGGCCGATCGCCACGCCGATGCAGGACCAGGTTCTGACCGAAGAGGCGAAGCGGATGTTCGAATCCCTGATCCCGCGGGGAAAGATGGGTCGTCCTGAGGAAATTGCGGCGGCCGCGCTGTTTCTTGCATCAGAGGATTCGAGCTTCGTGAACGGACTGGAGTTGTCTGTCGACGGCGGCTTCTCGGCCATCTGA
- a CDS encoding NADPH-dependent F420 reductase: MSYAIVGFGKIGQALARAFARKNIDVTVASRRPPDALAPLARAIGPTVVAKSLREAVEADTIILAVPFGEHREVAKALPSWKGKTVIDAMNALVPAEELDGLLSSAFVAKAFTGAKLVKGFNHLIAATLAADPIVEGGHRVVFLSSDDEDATAPVAALAKKLGFAPVKLGKLNEGGALVHARRRVWGQLIFQDLFRKEQ; encoded by the coding sequence ATGAGCTACGCAATTGTAGGCTTCGGTAAGATTGGCCAGGCCCTCGCCCGTGCCTTCGCCCGTAAAAACATCGACGTGACCGTCGCGAGCCGCCGGCCGCCCGACGCGTTGGCACCGCTGGCGCGGGCGATTGGACCCACCGTCGTCGCCAAGTCGCTGCGGGAAGCAGTCGAGGCCGACACAATTATCCTGGCGGTCCCGTTCGGGGAGCATCGCGAGGTTGCGAAGGCCCTGCCGAGCTGGAAAGGCAAGACGGTCATCGACGCGATGAACGCGTTAGTTCCCGCTGAGGAGCTGGACGGTCTTCTGTCCTCCGCCTTTGTCGCGAAGGCGTTCACCGGCGCCAAGCTCGTGAAAGGTTTCAATCACCTGATTGCGGCCACCCTGGCTGCCGATCCGATCGTCGAGGGCGGCCACCGGGTCGTCTTTCTGTCGAGCGACGACGAAGACGCGACCGCTCCCGTGGCGGCCTTGGCCAAAAAACTCGGGTTCGCACCCGTCAAGCTGGGCAAGCTCAACGAGGGTGGCGCGCTGGTGCACGCACGCCGCCGCGTTTGGGGCCAGCTCATCTTCCAGGATTTGTTCAGGAAGGAGCAGTGA
- a CDS encoding DUF2326 domain-containing protein, which yields MKPSKLYSNRPAEFTPVEFEPELNVVLAQIRLPENRDRDTHNLGKTTLGRLLDFGFLAGRDAKFFLFKHLDRFEEFVFLLEIELLDGNYVTVRRSVAEASKIAFKKHAARHQDFSTLSELEWDHFDVPFDRAKELLDSLLDWRALKPWDYRKGLGYFLRSQDDFRDVFQLRKFANSHADWKPFLAHILGFNAEQITQHYAKEDELKEKEQKATTIRQELGGEIEDAGKIDGLLLLKRQEVDKKQTLLDAFDFRTQDKADTKQLVDQVDERIAALNQRRYSLTQNRKKVIASLEADQILFNPEDAGELFREAGVYFAGQIKRDFQQLISFNKAITDERRGYLVEERAEIEAELKTVNSELNALGKRRSEMLAFLSSTDSFAKYKRLSGEMVNLRADIEGLERQREFVHRLQQLRTEIRTIAEEKTHLQAAIEADVEAKNADSESLFSKIRLFFNEIVEDVIDQKALLSVVVNQYGHLDFRAELLDDAGIATSADRGFSYKKLLCIAFDLALLRAHLSDGFPRFAFHDGLFESLDDRKKENLLGVIRRYTALGLQSIITLIDSDLPPRVDDDAVFDQSEIVVLLHDEGDSGRLFKMKPW from the coding sequence ATGAAGCCGTCTAAGCTTTATTCCAATCGACCCGCTGAGTTTACACCGGTCGAGTTCGAGCCCGAGCTCAATGTGGTGCTAGCGCAGATCCGACTACCCGAGAATCGCGATCGCGATACGCATAATCTCGGCAAGACGACGCTTGGTCGTTTGCTCGACTTCGGCTTTCTTGCGGGCCGAGATGCGAAGTTCTTTCTGTTCAAACACCTCGATCGCTTTGAGGAGTTTGTGTTCCTTTTAGAGATCGAACTCCTTGACGGAAATTATGTTACGGTCCGTCGCAGTGTCGCCGAAGCTTCGAAGATCGCTTTCAAGAAGCATGCGGCTCGTCATCAAGATTTTTCGACGCTCTCCGAGCTGGAATGGGATCACTTCGACGTTCCATTTGATCGCGCCAAGGAGCTGCTTGACAGCCTGCTGGATTGGCGGGCTCTGAAGCCGTGGGACTATCGTAAGGGGCTCGGCTATTTCCTGCGGTCTCAGGATGATTTCCGCGATGTCTTCCAACTGCGGAAGTTTGCTAACTCGCATGCCGACTGGAAGCCGTTCCTGGCGCATATCCTCGGATTCAATGCTGAACAGATCACCCAGCACTACGCCAAGGAGGATGAGCTCAAGGAGAAAGAGCAGAAGGCGACTACGATTCGCCAAGAGTTGGGGGGCGAGATAGAGGACGCCGGCAAGATCGACGGCCTCTTGCTACTCAAGCGACAGGAAGTAGACAAGAAGCAGACGCTTCTCGACGCCTTCGACTTCCGAACCCAAGACAAGGCCGATACTAAGCAGCTCGTCGATCAGGTCGACGAGCGTATCGCCGCGCTAAACCAGCGACGCTACTCGCTTACGCAGAACCGGAAGAAGGTCATCGCCTCGCTGGAGGCGGACCAGATTCTCTTCAACCCCGAGGACGCGGGCGAGCTGTTCCGAGAGGCTGGCGTGTATTTCGCTGGCCAAATCAAACGCGATTTCCAACAATTAATTTCCTTCAATAAGGCAATCACCGACGAGCGGAGAGGATATCTGGTTGAGGAGCGTGCCGAGATCGAAGCCGAGCTGAAAACTGTCAACTCGGAGTTAAACGCGCTCGGCAAACGCCGTTCTGAAATGCTCGCATTTCTGAGCAGCACCGATTCTTTCGCGAAGTACAAGCGCCTCTCGGGAGAGATGGTGAACCTGCGCGCTGACATCGAGGGGCTTGAGCGGCAACGTGAGTTTGTACATAGGCTTCAGCAGTTGCGGACCGAAATCCGCACAATTGCCGAGGAAAAGACTCACTTGCAGGCGGCGATCGAGGCCGACGTTGAGGCCAAGAATGCCGATAGCGAAAGTCTGTTTTCAAAGATTCGGCTATTCTTCAACGAGATCGTTGAAGACGTGATAGATCAAAAGGCACTGCTCAGCGTGGTCGTTAACCAGTACGGGCATCTCGATTTCCGCGCTGAGTTGCTTGACGATGCTGGCATTGCAACCAGCGCCGATCGCGGATTTAGCTACAAGAAGCTGCTTTGCATTGCGTTCGACTTGGCTCTTCTGCGCGCGCATCTCAGCGATGGTTTTCCGCGCTTCGCCTTCCACGATGGCCTGTTTGAATCGCTCGATGATCGGAAGAAGGAAAATCTACTCGGCGTGATCCGGCGTTATACCGCGCTCGGATTGCAGTCGATCATCACGCTAATTGATTCCGATTTGCCGCCGCGTGTCGATGATGATGCCGTATTCGATCAGTCTGAAATCGTCGTGCTGCTTCATGACGAAGGTGATAGTGGTCGGCTTTTTAAAATGAAGCCGTGGTGA
- a CDS encoding ABC-three component system middle component 8 gives MLRPSKHSHPDRTVINVALLMLARLRAQRICEYDALLAFVRKAVIGGDVLFLPSLNFLYLLGLIEYHPKTDAIEYVGQNEAV, from the coding sequence ATGTTGAGACCTAGCAAACACTCCCATCCTGATCGAACCGTCATCAATGTTGCGCTTTTAATGCTTGCTCGACTGCGCGCGCAACGCATATGCGAATATGACGCGTTGCTCGCTTTCGTCCGCAAAGCAGTCATTGGTGGTGATGTGCTGTTCCTTCCGTCACTTAATTTTCTCTACCTGCTTGGGTTGATCGAATATCATCCCAAGACTGATGCCATTGAATATGTGGGGCAGAATGAAGCCGTCTAA
- a CDS encoding ABC-three component system protein: MKFAYEDLSEDQFERLIVLLCQRLLGMSVKGFAKGPDGGRDAKFVGTAELHPSKAEPWTGTVVVQAKHTNGYNRHFGEADFYSPKSQDTVIGKEVPRIEKLRKNKQLDHYMLFANRRLAGNADQNITQHIAEQCGLPEGSIYLCGIEQLELYMRHFLEVPTLADLDPVDSPLIVSPDELAVVVEAIASHEADLSAILDVPPSGRISYEEKNALNNMTPEYATALRRRYLKDTAQIRTFLAAPENLEILKSYEAATEEFQMKIISKRKDFQNFDSVMEYLLDLLFQRDPILRQKQHKRLTRAVLFYMYWNCDIGEVADVET, translated from the coding sequence ATGAAATTCGCCTATGAGGACCTCAGTGAGGATCAGTTCGAAAGGCTGATTGTGCTGTTGTGCCAACGGCTGCTCGGCATGTCGGTGAAGGGTTTTGCTAAGGGCCCTGATGGTGGCCGAGACGCCAAATTTGTCGGTACCGCCGAACTTCATCCGAGCAAGGCTGAGCCTTGGACCGGTACCGTGGTTGTCCAGGCGAAACACACGAATGGCTACAATCGCCACTTCGGCGAAGCAGATTTTTATAGTCCCAAATCTCAGGACACGGTGATCGGGAAGGAAGTGCCGCGCATCGAAAAGCTGCGCAAGAACAAGCAGCTCGATCATTACATGCTATTCGCCAACCGACGTCTGGCTGGTAACGCCGACCAGAACATTACTCAGCACATCGCGGAGCAGTGCGGGCTACCCGAAGGGTCGATCTACCTCTGTGGGATCGAGCAGCTCGAACTCTATATGAGGCATTTTCTGGAAGTGCCGACGCTCGCGGATCTCGATCCGGTCGACTCTCCGTTGATTGTATCGCCCGATGAGCTAGCTGTCGTCGTCGAGGCGATTGCAAGCCACGAAGCTGATCTGTCGGCCATCCTAGACGTGCCGCCGAGTGGCCGAATTTCTTATGAGGAGAAGAATGCCCTCAACAATATGACACCGGAGTATGCGACCGCTCTTCGCAGGCGCTACCTCAAGGATACTGCGCAAATTCGGACATTTCTGGCGGCGCCGGAAAATTTGGAGATACTCAAGTCTTACGAGGCAGCTACTGAAGAGTTCCAGATGAAGATCATTTCGAAGCGGAAGGACTTCCAAAATTTTGATTCCGTCATGGAGTATTTGCTTGATCTTCTGTTTCAGCGCGATCCAATCCTGCGCCAAAAGCAACACAAGCGCCTGACCCGCGCCGTACTGTTCTATATGTATTGGAATTGCGACATCGGGGAGGTCGCCGATGTTGAGACCTAG
- the guaA gene encoding glutamine-hydrolyzing GMP synthase, translated as MTAAQNDRSASTLSVASAHDKILIVDFGSQVTQLIARRVREDGVYCEIVPFNKAEQAFREMKPKAVILSGGPESVHEAGSPRAPQAIFASGVPVMGICYGQMTMAEQLGGTVEGGHHREFGRADVEVKAESKLFEDVWSLGGKNQVWMSHGDRITKMPPGFSVAGTSPNAPFAIIQDETRKYYGLMFHPEVVHTPDGAKLIRNFVRKIAGLSGDWTMRAFREEEIQKIRSQVGKGKVICGLSGGVDSAVAAVLIHEAIGDQLTCVFVDHGMLRLDEAKTVVDLFRHHYNIPLVHVDASKQFLGELEGVTDPETKRKTIGRLFIEVFEQEAKKLGGADFLAQGTLYPDVIESVSFTGGPSVTIKSHHNVGGLPERMNMKLVEPLRELFKDEVRKLGRELGLPEIFVGRHPFPGPGLAIRCPGDITSDKLDILRKADAVYIDQIRKHGLYDDIWQAFAVLLPVKTVGVMGDGRTYDYVVGLRAVTSTDGMTADFYQFDMKFLGETATRIINEVRGVNRVVYDVTSKPPGTIEWE; from the coding sequence ATGACAGCAGCACAGAACGACCGCTCCGCGTCGACGCTCTCCGTGGCCTCGGCGCATGACAAGATTCTCATCGTCGACTTTGGCAGCCAGGTGACGCAGCTGATTGCGCGTCGCGTGCGCGAGGACGGCGTCTATTGCGAGATCGTCCCGTTCAACAAAGCCGAACAGGCCTTCAGGGAGATGAAGCCGAAAGCGGTGATTCTCTCCGGCGGCCCGGAGTCGGTCCATGAGGCCGGCTCGCCCCGCGCCCCGCAAGCGATCTTCGCCTCCGGCGTCCCGGTGATGGGCATCTGCTATGGCCAGATGACCATGGCGGAGCAGCTCGGCGGCACCGTCGAGGGCGGCCATCACCGCGAATTCGGCCGTGCCGATGTCGAGGTCAAGGCCGAGAGCAAGCTGTTCGAGGACGTCTGGTCGCTCGGCGGCAAGAACCAGGTCTGGATGAGCCATGGCGACCGCATCACCAAGATGCCGCCGGGCTTCTCGGTCGCGGGCACCTCGCCGAACGCGCCCTTCGCGATCATCCAGGACGAGACGCGCAAATATTACGGCCTGATGTTCCACCCCGAAGTGGTGCACACGCCCGATGGCGCAAAACTGATCCGCAATTTCGTGCGCAAGATCGCGGGCCTCTCCGGCGACTGGACCATGCGCGCCTTCCGCGAGGAGGAGATCCAGAAGATCCGCAGCCAAGTCGGCAAGGGCAAGGTGATCTGCGGCCTCTCCGGCGGCGTCGATTCAGCCGTTGCGGCCGTGCTGATCCATGAAGCCATCGGCGACCAGCTGACCTGCGTGTTCGTCGATCACGGCATGCTGCGCCTCGACGAAGCCAAGACCGTGGTCGACCTGTTCCGCCACCACTACAACATCCCGCTCGTACATGTGGATGCCTCAAAACAGTTTTTGGGCGAGCTCGAAGGCGTCACCGACCCCGAAACCAAGCGCAAGACCATCGGCCGCCTCTTCATCGAGGTGTTCGAACAGGAAGCCAAGAAGCTCGGCGGCGCCGACTTCCTGGCGCAAGGCACGCTCTACCCCGACGTGATCGAGAGCGTCTCCTTCACCGGCGGCCCCTCGGTGACGATCAAGTCGCACCACAATGTCGGCGGGCTCCCCGAGCGCATGAACATGAAGCTCGTCGAGCCCTTGCGCGAGCTGTTCAAGGACGAGGTCCGCAAGCTCGGCCGCGAGCTGGGCCTGCCCGAAATCTTCGTCGGCCGCCACCCGTTCCCGGGCCCCGGCCTCGCCATCCGCTGCCCCGGCGACATCACGAGCGACAAGCTCGACATCCTGCGCAAGGCCGATGCCGTCTACATCGACCAGATCCGCAAGCACGGCCTCTACGACGACATCTGGCAGGCCTTTGCCGTGCTGCTCCCGGTCAAGACGGTCGGCGTCATGGGCGACGGCCGCACCTACGACTACGTCGTGGGCCTGCGCGCCGTCACCTCAACCGACGGCATGACCGCGGACTTCTACCAGTTCGACATGAAGTTTTTGGGCGAGACCGCCACGCGCATCATCAACGAGGTGAGGGGCGTGAACCGGGTGGTGTACGACGTGACCAGCAAGCCGCCTGGGACGATTGAGTGGGAGTGA
- a CDS encoding nuclear transport factor 2 family protein, with protein MSQHHHPSQLAALGRTWVEAWNARDIERVLTLYDEDAVMTSDRIPAMGFDASGTVRGKDALRAYWGKALGLLPELHFSLIDVFVSPDSVVVFYQNERGKRICEYLRVNDAGLIVQGSANHLPH; from the coding sequence GTGTCACAGCACCATCACCCATCACAGCTTGCCGCACTCGGCCGGACCTGGGTCGAGGCCTGGAATGCCCGCGATATCGAGCGCGTGCTCACGCTCTACGACGAGGACGCCGTCATGACCTCGGACCGGATCCCGGCGATGGGATTCGATGCCAGCGGCACCGTGCGCGGCAAGGACGCGTTGCGGGCGTATTGGGGCAAGGCGCTCGGGTTGCTGCCGGAGCTGCACTTTTCGCTGATCGACGTGTTCGTCAGCCCTGATAGCGTCGTGGTATTTTACCAGAATGAGCGGGGCAAGCGGATCTGCGAATATCTGCGGGTGAACGATGCGGGGCTGATCGTGCAGGGATCGGCGAACCATCTGCCGCATTGA